A genomic window from Micromonospora ferruginea includes:
- the rph gene encoding rifamycin-inactivating phosphotransferase — protein sequence MAGRYVVGFDEVDETQGAVVGGKGAHLGALSRTEGVRVPPGFCVTTDAFRLAVAGVPALDELLDRLARPGPDDREAIRTFSADIRRAVEETAVPHDVAAAITDALAGLGDDAAYAVRSSATAEDLPTASFAGQQDSYLNVVGPPAVLAHVSRCWASLFTERAVGYRLRNGIDHRAVRMAVVVQRMVVPDAAGVLFTADPVTGDRRVTSVDAGFGLGEAMVAGLVTPDVFTVRDGAVVGRTIAAKRSEVRAVPGGGTRVVDVDPARQEQPALTDAQVLRLVDLGRRIEARFGRPQDVEWALVDGDVQILQSRPITTLFPVPAAGDDATHVYLSVGHQQMMTDAMRPLGLSMWRLTAMAPMHAAGGRLFVDATRHLSDPAGRAGFLDLMRRSDPLTLDALTTVLDRGDVVPTLPAPGPAGPPAGLPPATIETDPAIVTALIEASRDSIAALRRDIRTRSGPALFDFLTEAFEEHKRVLADPVGMQAIMAGMEATWWLNDKLGEWLGEPNAADTLTLSAPGNVTSEMGLALLDVADVIRPHPEVVAFLRHVEDGGFLDELPKLPGGREARAAIEDYLDRYGMRCVGEIDITRPRWREQPATLVPLILDHVRTFAPGEARRRFAQGRRAAERKAEEVLTRLRALPDGDRRADETRRMIDRVRTFIGYREYPKYGIVSRYLVYKQALTAEADRLVRDGVLADREDVFFLTFDEFRDAVRTRRVDERLVRERRDAYRWHRTLTPPRVLTSHGEALAGAYRRDDVPDGALVGLPVSNGTVEGRARVVRDLARADLEPGDILVTVHTDPSWTPVFVAAAALVTEVGGQMTHGAVIAREYGLPAVVNVPDATRLIRDGQRIRVHGSAGHVELLS from the coding sequence ATGGCCGGACGGTACGTGGTGGGGTTCGACGAGGTCGACGAGACGCAGGGCGCGGTCGTCGGCGGCAAGGGCGCCCACCTGGGGGCGCTGTCGCGGACCGAGGGGGTACGCGTGCCGCCCGGCTTCTGCGTGACCACGGACGCGTTCCGGCTGGCCGTGGCGGGCGTGCCGGCGCTGGACGAGCTACTCGACCGGCTCGCCCGGCCGGGGCCGGACGACCGGGAGGCGATCCGGACGTTCAGCGCGGACATCCGCCGCGCGGTCGAGGAGACGGCCGTTCCGCACGACGTGGCCGCCGCGATCACCGACGCCCTGGCCGGCCTCGGCGACGACGCGGCCTACGCCGTCCGCTCCAGCGCCACCGCGGAGGACCTGCCGACCGCCTCGTTCGCCGGCCAGCAGGACAGCTACCTCAACGTGGTCGGCCCGCCCGCGGTCCTCGCCCACGTCAGCCGCTGCTGGGCGTCGCTGTTCACCGAACGCGCGGTGGGCTACCGCCTCCGCAACGGCATCGACCACCGCGCGGTACGGATGGCCGTGGTCGTGCAGCGGATGGTCGTCCCGGACGCGGCCGGGGTCCTGTTCACCGCCGACCCGGTCACCGGCGACCGTCGGGTCACCTCGGTGGACGCCGGCTTCGGGCTCGGCGAGGCGATGGTCGCCGGCCTGGTGACCCCGGACGTGTTCACGGTGCGCGACGGCGCGGTCGTCGGCCGGACGATCGCGGCCAAGCGGTCGGAGGTGCGCGCCGTGCCGGGCGGCGGGACGCGGGTGGTGGATGTCGACCCGGCCCGCCAGGAGCAGCCGGCGCTGACCGACGCGCAGGTCCTGCGGCTGGTCGACCTCGGCCGGCGGATCGAGGCCCGGTTCGGCCGCCCGCAGGACGTGGAGTGGGCCCTGGTCGACGGCGACGTCCAGATTCTGCAGAGCCGGCCGATCACCACCCTGTTCCCGGTCCCGGCGGCCGGCGACGACGCCACGCACGTCTACCTCTCCGTCGGCCACCAGCAGATGATGACCGACGCGATGAGGCCGCTGGGCCTGTCGATGTGGCGGCTGACCGCCATGGCGCCCATGCACGCCGCAGGCGGGCGGCTCTTCGTCGACGCCACCCGGCACCTGAGCGACCCGGCCGGGCGGGCCGGCTTCCTGGACCTGATGAGGCGGTCCGACCCGTTGACCCTGGACGCGCTGACCACGGTCCTGGACCGCGGCGACGTCGTGCCCACGCTGCCCGCCCCGGGCCCCGCCGGCCCGCCGGCCGGCCTGCCGCCGGCGACCATCGAGACCGACCCGGCCATCGTCACGGCGCTGATCGAGGCCAGCCGGGACAGCATCGCCGCGCTGCGGCGCGACATCCGCACCCGGTCCGGTCCGGCGCTGTTCGACTTCCTGACCGAGGCGTTCGAGGAGCACAAGCGGGTCCTCGCCGACCCGGTCGGGATGCAGGCGATCATGGCCGGGATGGAGGCCACCTGGTGGCTCAACGACAAGCTGGGCGAGTGGCTGGGCGAGCCGAACGCCGCCGACACGCTCACCCTCTCCGCCCCCGGCAACGTCACCTCCGAGATGGGACTGGCGCTGCTCGACGTCGCCGACGTGATCCGCCCGCATCCGGAGGTGGTGGCGTTCCTGCGCCACGTCGAGGACGGCGGCTTCCTCGACGAGCTGCCGAAGCTTCCCGGCGGGCGCGAGGCACGCGCCGCGATCGAGGACTACCTCGACCGGTACGGCATGCGGTGCGTCGGCGAGATCGACATCACCCGGCCGCGGTGGCGCGAGCAGCCGGCCACCCTCGTACCGCTGATCCTCGACCACGTCCGCACCTTCGCCCCCGGCGAGGCCCGGCGGCGTTTCGCGCAGGGGCGGCGGGCGGCGGAGCGCAAGGCCGAGGAGGTGCTGACCCGGCTGCGGGCGCTGCCGGACGGCGACCGCAGGGCCGACGAGACCCGCCGCATGATCGACCGGGTCCGCACCTTCATCGGCTACCGGGAGTACCCGAAGTACGGCATCGTCAGCCGCTACCTCGTCTACAAGCAGGCGTTGACCGCGGAGGCCGACCGGCTGGTCCGCGACGGTGTGCTCGCCGACCGGGAGGACGTCTTCTTCCTGACGTTCGACGAGTTCCGCGACGCGGTACGCACCCGTCGGGTGGACGAGCGGCTCGTCCGGGAACGCCGGGACGCGTACCGGTGGCACCGGACGCTCACGCCACCGCGCGTGCTCACCTCCCACGGCGAGGCGCTCGCCGGGGCGTACCGGCGCGACGACGTGCCGGACGGCGCGCTGGTCGGGCTGCCGGTGTCGAACGGCACGGTCGAGGGGCGGGCCCGGGTGGTGCGGGACCTGGCCCGCGCCGACCTGGAGCCGGGCGACATCCTGGTCACCGTCCACACCGACCCGAGTTGGACGCCCGTGTTCGTGGCCGCCGCCGCCCTGGTGACCGAGGTGGGCGGCCAGATGACCCACGGCGCGGTGATCGCCCGGGAGTACGGCCTGCCGGCCGTGGTGAACGTGCCCGACGCCACCCGGCTGATCCGCGACGGGCAGCGGATCCGGGTGCACGGCTCCGCCGGCCACGTCGAGTTGCTGTCCTGA
- a CDS encoding arabinofuranosidase catalytic domain-containing protein has translation MVRPSRPRWALTAAAAALTVTAAGLAATQLPAVAATGCAVTYSVTSSWSGGFGANVTVTNLGDPVGSWRLTWNFTAGQTVTQFWNTAITQTGAAVSAANVSYNGAIGTGGSTSFGFNGSWTGSNPAPTSFALNGTTCTGGVSTPPPTTTPPTSTPPTTPPPSTPPPGGDAPCDIYAAGGTPCVAAHSTTRALFRAYSGRLYQVRRSSDNTTRDITTLSAGGPANAPAQDSFCANTTCVITWIYDQTTRGNNLGYQGSGGIGGAVQPAVANRESVTVGGAKAYSLFIPGNSSYWRDGHLTGVPTGSAPEGMYMVTSGTHVNSGCCFDYGNSETTRRADGAGAMDAINFSTSCWFGGCSGTGPWVQADLEYGLYPGGSSSWNPNQRAFTSKFVTATLKNNGTSRFAIKGSNAQSGGLYTLYDGSLPRGYSPMRKQGAIILGSGGDCCIDNKNQSVGTFYEGAMVAGYPSDATENAVQANVVAAGYR, from the coding sequence ATGGTTCGTCCCTCCCGGCCGCGCTGGGCGTTGACCGCCGCCGCTGCCGCTCTCACCGTCACCGCCGCCGGCCTGGCCGCCACCCAACTGCCCGCCGTGGCCGCCACCGGCTGCGCGGTCACCTACAGCGTGACCTCGTCCTGGTCCGGCGGGTTCGGCGCGAACGTCACCGTCACCAACCTCGGCGACCCGGTCGGCTCCTGGCGACTGACCTGGAACTTCACCGCCGGCCAGACCGTCACCCAGTTCTGGAACACCGCCATCACCCAGACCGGCGCCGCCGTCTCGGCCGCCAACGTCTCCTACAACGGCGCCATCGGAACCGGCGGCAGCACCAGCTTCGGTTTCAACGGCTCGTGGACCGGCAGCAACCCGGCACCCACCAGCTTCGCCCTCAACGGCACCACCTGCACCGGCGGCGTCAGCACGCCGCCGCCCACGACGACGCCACCGACGAGCACCCCACCCACCACGCCGCCGCCGAGCACCCCGCCACCTGGTGGCGACGCGCCGTGCGACATCTACGCGGCCGGCGGCACGCCCTGCGTCGCCGCGCACAGCACCACCCGGGCGCTGTTCCGCGCCTACAGCGGCCGGCTCTACCAGGTCCGCCGCTCCTCCGACAACACCACCCGCGACATCACCACGCTCAGCGCCGGCGGACCCGCGAACGCCCCCGCGCAGGACTCGTTCTGCGCCAACACCACCTGCGTCATCACCTGGATCTACGACCAGACGACCCGGGGCAACAACCTCGGCTACCAGGGATCCGGTGGCATCGGGGGCGCGGTGCAGCCGGCCGTCGCGAACCGGGAGTCGGTCACGGTCGGCGGCGCGAAGGCGTACTCGCTGTTCATTCCCGGCAACAGCAGCTACTGGCGGGACGGGCACCTGACCGGCGTCCCGACCGGCAGCGCGCCGGAGGGCATGTACATGGTGACCAGCGGCACCCACGTCAACAGCGGTTGCTGCTTCGACTACGGCAACAGCGAGACCACCCGCCGGGCCGACGGGGCCGGCGCGATGGACGCGATCAACTTCAGCACCAGTTGCTGGTTCGGCGGCTGCTCCGGCACCGGGCCCTGGGTGCAGGCCGATCTCGAATATGGTCTCTACCCCGGTGGCAGCTCGTCGTGGAACCCGAACCAGCGGGCCTTCACCAGCAAGTTCGTCACCGCCACGCTGAAGAACAACGGCACCTCCCGCTTCGCCATCAAGGGCAGCAACGCGCAGTCCGGCGGTCTCTACACGCTCTACGACGGGTCGCTGCCCCGCGGCTACAGCCCGATGCGGAAGCAGGGCGCGATCATCCTGGGCAGCGGCGGCGACTGCTGCATCGACAACAAGAACCAGAGCGTCGGCACGTTCTACGAGGGGGCCATGGTGGCCGGCTACCCCTCCGACGCCACCGAGAACGCCGTGCAGGCCAACGTGGTGGCCGCCGGATACCGCTGA
- a CDS encoding serine/threonine protein kinase, giving the protein MNDGLRPGDPVRLGGYELLGRLGEGGMGSVFLARSPQGRRVAVKVVRAELSHHDEFRGRFRSEVNRARQVPPFCTAEVLDADPDHEPPYLVVEYVDGPSLVQVVRDQGPMTTTGVHGIAVGVATALTAIHGAGVIHRDLKPANVLVAPGGIKVIDFGIARAFEATSQHTRTDQMVGTVAYMAPERFETTSGNQVGPAADIFAWGAVVAFAATGRTPFAGESATATAMRILTQPPDLTGLHGPLRALVARALEKDPADRPTARELLDGLLTTASSGGDAGRPPSVRAAATPGATGDATTGPPAAAGDGDRSGPPETDPVADRRRRRRLVGLVAGAAVTATLVSGALFGPDLLGDRTGATPTRSGSPAAGATTAGAATPGGSPSTSPASRTPSGSPSATTDRTRAILAGQRRVLLHVVEIDRDLSLPFDGELTVGDGTGRDALFVLEPVGVDFMIKSVNPDIAHRPCLGVKLDSEGYAFLVGADCQPTGATVFEISREGKDDKGRTSYAIVSDKYGVVQWDESQKKIYVQELGDAPIDTTFSLVDRGDA; this is encoded by the coding sequence GTGAACGACGGGCTTCGCCCCGGTGACCCGGTCCGGCTCGGTGGGTACGAGCTGCTCGGCCGGCTCGGCGAGGGTGGGATGGGCAGCGTCTTCCTGGCCCGCTCGCCGCAGGGACGGCGGGTGGCGGTCAAGGTGGTCCGCGCGGAACTGTCGCACCACGACGAGTTCCGGGGCCGGTTCCGCAGCGAGGTGAACCGCGCGCGCCAGGTGCCGCCGTTCTGCACCGCCGAGGTGCTGGACGCCGACCCGGACCACGAGCCGCCCTACCTGGTGGTCGAGTACGTCGACGGCCCCAGCCTGGTCCAGGTGGTGCGGGACCAGGGGCCGATGACGACGACCGGGGTGCACGGCATCGCGGTCGGGGTGGCGACCGCGCTCACCGCCATCCACGGCGCCGGCGTGATCCACCGCGACCTGAAGCCGGCGAACGTCCTCGTCGCACCGGGCGGCATCAAGGTCATCGACTTCGGCATCGCCCGCGCCTTCGAGGCGACCAGCCAGCACACCCGGACCGACCAGATGGTCGGCACCGTCGCGTACATGGCGCCGGAGCGGTTCGAGACGACGTCCGGCAACCAGGTGGGACCGGCCGCCGACATCTTCGCCTGGGGCGCCGTCGTGGCGTTCGCCGCGACCGGCCGCACCCCGTTCGCGGGCGAGTCCGCGACCGCCACCGCGATGCGGATCCTCACCCAGCCGCCGGACCTGACCGGCCTGCACGGGCCGTTGCGCGCGCTCGTCGCCCGGGCGTTGGAGAAGGACCCGGCCGACCGGCCCACCGCCCGGGAACTGCTCGACGGACTGTTGACCACGGCCTCGTCGGGCGGGGACGCCGGCCGCCCCCCGAGCGTGCGGGCGGCCGCGACGCCCGGGGCCACCGGAGACGCGACCACCGGGCCGCCGGCCGCCGCCGGTGACGGGGACCGGTCCGGCCCGCCCGAGACGGACCCCGTCGCCGACCGACGGCGACGACGCCGGCTCGTCGGGCTCGTCGCCGGCGCGGCGGTGACGGCGACGCTGGTGTCCGGGGCGCTGTTCGGCCCGGACCTGCTGGGCGACCGCACCGGCGCGACGCCCACCCGCAGCGGCTCGCCGGCCGCCGGCGCGACGACGGCCGGTGCGGCCACGCCCGGTGGATCGCCGTCCACGTCGCCGGCCTCGCGTACGCCGAGCGGGTCGCCCTCCGCCACGACCGACCGGACCCGGGCCATCCTGGCCGGGCAGCGCCGGGTCCTGCTGCACGTGGTGGAGATCGACCGGGACCTCTCGCTGCCGTTCGACGGCGAACTCACCGTCGGCGACGGGACCGGCCGGGACGCGCTCTTCGTGCTCGAACCGGTCGGTGTCGACTTCATGATCAAATCAGTGAACCCGGACATCGCGCACCGCCCCTGCCTGGGCGTCAAGCTCGATTCGGAGGGGTACGCGTTCCTGGTGGGCGCCGACTGCCAGCCGACCGGGGCCACCGTGTTCGAGATCTCCCGCGAGGGCAAGGACGACAAGGGGCGCACCTCCTACGCCATCGTCAGCGACAAGTACGGCGTGGTGCAGTGGGACGAGAGCCAGAAGAAGATCTACGTCCAGGAGCTCGGCGACGCCCCGATCGACACCACGTTCAGCCTGGTCGACCGGGGCGACGCCTGA
- a CDS encoding SpoIIE family protein phosphatase, protein MTGAGTDPRTRADVFAVDGEIGPDLARVDWSAHPLGAPDGWPQSLRTAVRILLSSRFPMWMAWGPELTFFCNAAYRRDTLGRKYPWALGRPANEVWAEIWGDIGPRIDTVLRTGEATWDEGLRLFLERSGYREETYHTFSYSPLRDDDGTLVGMLCVVSEETERVIGERRMATLRDLGSDPSVIRTEQETLAFAARQLGRNPWDLPFTLTYLFGDDGDARLAEATGVAAGHPAAPVTLSPDDATTPWPTGELTEGESVLVPLDGDGFADLPTGGWPDPPTEALLVPLRQQGGTPYGFLVAGLNRYRALDDGYRGFVELTAGHVATGIASARSYQAQQRRAEELAELDRAKTAFFSNISHEFRTPLTLIMGPVDELRVRLRDADEQVRAELEVVRRNGLRLGKLVNSLLDFSRIEAGRMQARYQPVDLAAVTADLASVFRSAIERAGLAFEVDCRPLPEPVHIDPAMWEKVVLNLLSNALKFTFDGTVRVTLRAEDGQAVLRVADTGIGVAEDEMPRLFERFHRIENARSRSDEGSGIGLALVRELIGLHGGIITATSTPGRGTEFTVRLPFGTAHLPADALAPAGAGRAPVAAEPFVQEALRWLPTDPAAEVVPDDPAPGDGPAPALPGQVAARVLVADDNADMREYLTRLLRSAGHRVQAVADGQEALEAARTHPPDLVVSDVMMPRLDGLRLVAALRADPRTAGTPVLLLSARAGQEASIEGLEAGADDYLVKPFPAAELLARVRANVELARLRNHHARWRTALIDSLQEAFFVCDSDGSVIEINTAFTDILGYGPEGLPYPPVQPWWPDPEAEPEAHRQVSAAFSVLLGQTQGTYTVPVTHRNGHRLWIAAAFNQVDDPDTGRRVIVGTFRDVTDEHYAVQRETALAGLSMRLSQADDLTDALRGVLDEMRKLWRATTVLTAVFDDSPAPDVTATDPLLRWDSLPDARRQALVALRDTPLLTPVATRTHGAGIAVEHPHGTMALWIDLGEKRPFTEQDQTLLALLAGHVAQGLHRVHQIDQQRETALALQRAILGPAQLPAGFAVRYAPATLPLKVGGDWYDTVELPDGRIGIVVGDCVGHGLRAATVMGQLRSACRALLLQDASPAQTLMALDRFAALLPGAQCATVFCGVLDPATGRLRYSSAGHPPAIVVQPDGTSALLDQGRSRPLAVRTGRDRPEAETTVPARATLMLYTDGLVERRRQPLTSGIDRATAAIQEGRSVPVDDLASEVMDRLTPDGGYDDDVALLLYRHPGPLELDFPAESSRLAEVRTALRGWLDRCGLAPAHSYNVLVAAGEACANAIEHGHRNSPGGRIRLRAAATADALRLSVTDSGHWRDQNRPPDPSRGRGLVLMRALMDSITVTPGATGTTVDMQARIIR, encoded by the coding sequence ATGACCGGCGCTGGCACCGACCCGCGAACACGTGCCGACGTGTTCGCCGTCGACGGTGAGATCGGCCCGGACCTGGCCCGGGTCGACTGGTCGGCCCACCCGCTCGGCGCGCCGGACGGCTGGCCGCAGAGCCTCCGGACCGCGGTACGCATCCTGCTGTCCTCCCGCTTCCCCATGTGGATGGCCTGGGGGCCGGAGCTGACCTTCTTCTGCAACGCCGCCTACCGGCGCGACACGCTCGGCCGCAAGTACCCGTGGGCGCTGGGCCGGCCGGCGAACGAGGTGTGGGCGGAGATCTGGGGCGACATCGGCCCGCGCATCGACACCGTGCTGCGCACCGGTGAGGCGACCTGGGACGAGGGTCTGCGACTGTTCCTGGAGCGCTCCGGCTACCGGGAGGAGACCTACCACACGTTCTCCTACAGCCCGCTGCGCGACGACGACGGCACGCTGGTCGGGATGCTCTGCGTGGTCAGCGAGGAGACCGAGCGGGTCATCGGCGAGCGCCGGATGGCCACGCTGCGGGACCTCGGCTCCGACCCGAGCGTCATCCGCACCGAGCAGGAGACGCTCGCCTTCGCCGCGCGCCAGCTCGGGCGCAACCCGTGGGACCTGCCCTTCACACTGACGTACCTGTTCGGCGACGACGGCGACGCGCGGCTCGCCGAGGCGACCGGCGTCGCCGCCGGCCACCCGGCGGCTCCGGTGACGCTGTCGCCCGACGACGCCACGACGCCCTGGCCGACGGGCGAGCTGACCGAGGGCGAGTCGGTCCTGGTGCCGCTGGACGGCGACGGGTTCGCCGACCTGCCGACCGGCGGCTGGCCGGACCCGCCGACCGAGGCGCTGCTGGTGCCGCTGCGCCAGCAGGGCGGCACGCCGTACGGCTTCCTGGTGGCCGGGCTGAACCGCTACCGCGCGCTCGACGACGGCTACCGGGGGTTCGTGGAGCTGACCGCCGGGCACGTGGCGACCGGGATCGCCAGCGCCCGCAGCTACCAGGCCCAGCAGCGGCGGGCCGAGGAGCTGGCCGAGCTGGACCGGGCCAAGACCGCCTTCTTCTCCAACATCAGCCACGAGTTCCGCACCCCGCTGACGCTGATCATGGGTCCGGTCGACGAGCTGCGGGTCCGGCTGCGCGACGCCGACGAGCAGGTCCGCGCGGAGCTGGAGGTGGTCCGCCGCAACGGGCTGCGCCTGGGCAAGCTGGTCAACAGCCTGCTCGACTTCTCCCGCATCGAGGCCGGCCGGATGCAGGCCCGCTACCAGCCGGTGGACCTGGCCGCCGTCACCGCCGACCTGGCCAGCGTCTTCCGCTCCGCGATCGAACGCGCCGGCCTGGCCTTCGAGGTCGACTGCCGGCCGCTGCCCGAGCCGGTGCACATCGACCCGGCCATGTGGGAGAAGGTGGTGCTCAACCTGCTCAGCAACGCGTTGAAGTTCACCTTCGACGGCACCGTCCGGGTGACGCTGCGCGCCGAGGACGGGCAGGCCGTGCTGCGGGTCGCCGACACCGGGATCGGTGTCGCCGAGGACGAGATGCCCCGGTTGTTCGAGCGGTTCCACCGAATCGAGAACGCCCGCTCCCGTTCCGACGAGGGCAGCGGGATCGGCCTGGCGCTGGTCAGGGAGCTGATCGGGCTGCACGGCGGCATCATCACCGCCACCAGCACACCGGGCCGGGGCACTGAGTTCACCGTCCGGCTGCCGTTCGGCACCGCCCACCTGCCCGCGGACGCCCTCGCCCCGGCCGGCGCGGGTCGGGCCCCGGTCGCGGCCGAGCCGTTCGTGCAGGAGGCGCTGCGCTGGCTGCCGACCGATCCGGCGGCCGAGGTGGTCCCGGACGACCCGGCGCCGGGCGACGGGCCGGCGCCGGCCCTGCCGGGGCAGGTCGCGGCCCGGGTCCTGGTCGCCGACGACAACGCCGACATGCGCGAGTACCTCACCCGCCTGCTGCGCTCCGCCGGGCACCGGGTGCAGGCGGTGGCCGACGGGCAGGAGGCGCTGGAGGCGGCCCGCACGCACCCGCCCGACCTGGTGGTCAGCGACGTGATGATGCCCCGGCTCGACGGCCTGCGACTGGTGGCCGCGCTGCGCGCCGACCCGCGGACGGCCGGCACGCCGGTGCTCCTGCTGTCCGCCCGCGCCGGGCAGGAGGCCTCGATCGAGGGGTTGGAGGCGGGCGCCGACGACTACCTGGTCAAGCCGTTCCCCGCCGCCGAACTGCTGGCCCGGGTCCGGGCGAACGTGGAGCTGGCTCGACTGCGCAACCACCACGCCCGCTGGCGCACCGCGTTGATCGACTCGTTGCAGGAGGCGTTCTTCGTCTGCGACTCCGACGGCTCGGTAATCGAGATCAACACGGCGTTCACCGACATCCTCGGCTACGGGCCCGAGGGCCTGCCCTATCCGCCGGTGCAGCCGTGGTGGCCGGACCCGGAGGCCGAGCCGGAGGCGCACCGGCAGGTGTCCGCGGCGTTCTCGGTGCTGCTCGGGCAGACCCAGGGCACCTACACCGTGCCGGTGACCCACCGCAACGGCCACCGTCTCTGGATCGCGGCCGCGTTCAACCAGGTCGACGACCCGGACACCGGCCGCCGGGTGATCGTGGGCACGTTCCGCGACGTGACCGACGAGCACTACGCGGTGCAGCGCGAGACCGCGCTGGCCGGGCTCAGCATGCGCCTGTCCCAGGCGGACGACCTCACCGACGCCCTGCGCGGAGTGCTGGACGAGATGCGCAAGCTGTGGCGGGCCACCACCGTGCTCACCGCCGTCTTCGACGACTCCCCCGCCCCGGACGTCACCGCCACCGACCCCCTGCTGCGCTGGGACTCGCTGCCGGACGCGCGCCGCCAGGCGCTTGTCGCGCTGCGCGACACACCGCTGCTGACGCCGGTGGCGACCCGGACGCACGGCGCCGGCATCGCGGTGGAGCACCCGCACGGCACCATGGCGCTCTGGATCGACCTGGGTGAGAAGCGGCCCTTCACCGAGCAGGACCAGACCCTGCTGGCGCTGCTCGCCGGCCACGTCGCGCAGGGGCTGCACCGCGTGCACCAGATCGACCAGCAGCGCGAGACCGCGCTGGCCCTGCAGCGGGCGATCCTCGGTCCGGCCCAACTGCCGGCCGGCTTCGCCGTGCGCTACGCCCCCGCCACGCTCCCGCTCAAGGTCGGCGGCGACTGGTACGACACCGTCGAGCTGCCGGACGGGCGGATCGGGATCGTGGTCGGCGACTGCGTCGGCCACGGCCTGCGCGCCGCGACCGTGATGGGGCAGCTCCGCAGCGCCTGCCGGGCACTGCTGCTCCAGGACGCCAGCCCGGCCCAGACGCTGATGGCGCTGGACCGGTTCGCCGCGCTGCTGCCGGGCGCGCAGTGCGCCACCGTCTTCTGCGGCGTACTCGACCCGGCGACCGGCCGGCTGCGCTACTCCAGCGCCGGGCACCCGCCGGCCATCGTGGTGCAGCCCGACGGCACGTCGGCGCTGCTCGACCAGGGCCGTTCCCGCCCGCTCGCGGTCCGTACCGGCCGGGACCGGCCGGAGGCCGAGACCACGGTGCCGGCCCGGGCCACGCTCATGCTCTACACCGACGGCCTCGTCGAGCGCCGCCGCCAGCCGCTGACCTCCGGCATCGACCGGGCCACCGCCGCCATCCAGGAAGGCCGGTCCGTCCCGGTCGACGACCTGGCCAGCGAGGTGATGGACCGGCTCACCCCGGACGGCGGGTACGACGACGACGTGGCCCTGCTCCTCTACCGCCACCCGGGGCCGCTGGAGCTGGACTTCCCCGCCGAGTCGTCGCGCCTGGCCGAGGTCCGCACCGCGTTGCGCGGCTGGCTGGACCGGTGCGGCCTGGCCCCGGCCCACTCCTACAACGTCCTGGTGGCCGCCGGTGAGGCGTGCGCCAACGCCATCGAGCACGGCCACCGGAACAGCCCCGGCGGCCGGATCCGGCTGCGCGCCGCCGCGACCGCCGACGCGTTGCGGCTGAGCGTCACCGACAGCGGGCACTGGCGGGACCAGAACCGCCCGCCCGACCCGAGCCGGGGTCGTGGCCTGGTGCTCATGCGTGCTCTCATGGACAGCATCACCGTGACGCCGGGCGCCACCGGCACCACCGTCGACATGCAGGCAAGGATCATCCGATGA